The Apium graveolens cultivar Ventura chromosome 6, ASM990537v1, whole genome shotgun sequence genome contains a region encoding:
- the LOC141666203 gene encoding uncharacterized protein LOC141666203 — protein sequence MESLLFDHIKNLQKNRSTWRLKVRVTRIWETLSPKNGSVRDYNLILLDDDNSHVHAYVFPDNWKVIGRDMVEGHVYRFENFTVRETIGKLKPVLTNLCIWLLGSTIIQRVEDDGMILHYKFEFMDLGDLEEETKHLGENENHEFAADLIGVIDEYKKFNRISTKYGPRDVVRFILSDGRLLEEGCKNPGNPEKMPTENAIIPSIKRLSLKDLNDSCSTLSVKKKVCCTFKILKIEDVDNWWYYSCQKCKVDIHKEWKRFRCENYKKSWTFAEKRFRLIVVAEDSTLTTNVILMDRVLKRLAGNTAIH from the exons ATggagagtcttttgtttgatcaCATCAAAAATCTCCAAAAGAACAGAAGTACATGGCGACTGAAAGTTAGAGTGACACGAATTTGGGAGACTCTATCACCCAAAAACGGTTCCGTCAGAGACTACAATCTCATTCTTCTGGATGATGAT AATTCTCATGTACACGCCTACGTGTTTCCTGACAATTGGAAGGTGATTGGAAGAGATATGGTTGAGGGTCATGTTTACAGATTTGAAAACTTTACCGTAAGGGAAACTATTGGCAAGCTCAAGCCTGTGTTAACTAATTTATGTATATGGCTATTGGGCTCCACTATTATTCAACGTGTTGAGGATGATGGTATGATTCTGCATTATAAGTTTGAATTCATGGACTTGGGTGACCTAGAGGAAGAAACGAAGCATTTGGGAGAGAACGAGAATCATGAGTTTGCCGCCG ATCTAATCGGAGTAATTGATGAATATAAGAAATTTAATCGAATATCTACCAAATATGGACCAAGAGATGTTGTTAGATTTATTCTTTCGGATGGCAG ATTGTTGGAGGAAGGTTGCAAAAATCCTGGAAATCCTGAAAAGATGCCAACTGAAAATGCAATTATACCTTCCATTAAAAGGTTAAGTCTGAAAGATTTGAATGACAGTTGTTCCACTTTAAGTGTCAAG AAGAAGGTTTGTTGCACGTTCAAAATTCTTAAGATTGAGGATGTGGACAATTGGTGGTACTATAGTTGTCAGAAATGTAAAGTAGATATTCATAAAGAATGGAAGAGGTTCAGGtgtgaaaattataagaaaaGCTGGACATTTGCTGAGAAGAG GTTTCGCTTAATAGTCGTAGCTGAGGATTCAACATTGACTACTAATGTCATCCTCATGGATCGTGTCCTGAAGAGGCTAGCTGGAAACACCGCAATACATTAA